GAAGAAATTGTCATGGATGACAGCAGCGACGATCCTGCGCCTCCAACGTCACCCGCTCTGACGCCTCCGCCAGAGCTTTGTCTGCCGGAGGATCAGGCGATTCCCACCCCCGTGCTAGAACTTCCCGGCGATGACCTGACCGCCGGGACACCCACGCGGCTGCGCCTCAGTTTGCCCAATCTACCGTCGAAAATCTACGTCAAAGTTTGGCTGCACGACTGTCAGCAGCGGGTGTTGGTGGATGGCCCCCACTGGGTGTCTAACTTTTTGCCCAACAGCCAGGGACATTTAGAAGGCAGTTTGACGATCGCTGTTCCCCTGGGCTGTATGGAGGTGCGGTTTGAAGCGATCGCAGTGGAAATGCTCACCCAGCGCGAGAGCCGCAAGGTGTCGGTTACCCGTTGGGTGATGCCGCCCAACTTACCCGATTTGGCCTTGGATGAGCTGGACGTGTAGCCGGTGACCGGGTCAGCGATCGCCCCTCAACAACACCCATTCGGTTTCTGCTGCATCTAGGCCATAGAGCGCACAAACGGCCCGATCGATGCATTCATCCAGCCGCCGATAGTCATCGGGTGAAGGATTGGGGTGAGCCATGAGGGTGAGCATGTGATCCACCCAGGCAAGTAAGGATTGAGCGCGATAGCACCGGGGTAAAATCGGCAGTTGGCGCAGTTGGGGTGGCCCTAGGCATAGATAACCATCCCGTAGACCATGGCTGGCAAACTGTATTTGCACATAGCAATCCATAACTCGACTGTTGAGAATGCCCAGATAATAACGTAGATCAACCGAGCTATCTGCCAAAATAATCGAGGTGGATTTAGCAGGTAAGATCTTACCTTGTTCATCCAGCACACCTTCTAACCGACGGGTGAGCCCCGCCACAATCACTTTGGGATGATGGGCCTGGCGGCAGCGTTTAGGCGATAGCTGATGCAGATGCTCAGGGCCGAGGTAGGGACGCTGGTAGTGAGCTCCTAAGTAGCGCAGCTTTTTTTTACCCCACAGCACCCGGTAGCGATCCAAGGTGCCGCTGTTGACCATGGGCAGCGCTTGGGGCGGCAACTCTTCACCCTCAGCCAAATCCTGGATTAAAGCTTGGAGGGCATAGGCTTCCGCGACGGTGGCCGCGCCATGCACCGAGGCGATCGCCCCCAGTGGTCGGGTCTGGCGTTCAAAGTGGGCAAGCAGGCGCGGCGGGGTCGTGATCTGCACCACCCGCCAAGGGCCAGGGTCTGGGCCAGTGGGGCGATCGCCCACCTGCAGTTCAGCCGCTGGAGTGTTTGCAGCGGTTACATCATCGAGCGATTGCATCACCTGGTAGGGCACAGGGGGATGGGAGGCGATCGCCTGGGCACATTTTTCTACGCAAAACACAATGGGATAGACCGATGCGGCGGGAAAGGTGTTGGCATGGGTGTAGTCGCGCATCCAGCAAAGGCGATGGCGCAGCAGCAGCGATCGGGTAGCCGCAGCATAATCAGCGGAGAGCAGCTTACTCGGCACCACTAAGCTCACCCATCCTCCCACTTGGCAAAGGTTGAGCGCCTGTTCAATAAAGATACAAAAACTATCCCAGTTACCCCGCGCCGTTTGATAGTGAGCCGTGCAAAACGACCGCCAGGTAGGAGACGCCGCGGTCATCTGCTCTGCATCTAGGTAGGGGGGATTGCCCAAAACTATCTCAAAGCCTCCCTGCTCCATGGCGGCAGGAAAGAGCGGCTGCCAGTCGATCTGCAAGAGCGTGTTGCCCACCTGCACAGCCCGCTGCAGGATCAAGCCCAGGGGCACTTGGGGGTCGGGCGTGGGCGGCTGGAGGAGAGCTAGCCCTAGGGAGAGACGGGCGATCGCAGCGGCTTGCTCATCCAGCTCTAAGCCATGGAGATGGGTCTGCACCAGGTGCGATCGCGCTTCTAGGGTGAGATGGGTCTGACCATCCTCATCTGTCCATAGAGCGGGATGCTGGGGGGATTGCTGCTGATACTGCTGCCCATACCAAGCTTGGAGCACCTGCAGACTGGCTAGCAAAAAGCCCCCACAGCCACAGGCCGGATCCAAGATCCGGACAACAGCCCCTGGCTGACGCAGGCGGGCCTGCACCGTTTGCTGCACCATCATCTGCACCAGCGGCGCTGGGGTGTAGTACACGCCGTCAGTTTTGCGGGCGGTTTTGCGGGCAGCTTTACGGGCGATCGCTTCTGCGGGCATACCCTGTCCCCGAGGCGATCGCTCATAGATAGCAGCTAGCAGACTAGGGTCTAGAGACTGCTGGGATAGATCGGCCGTGAGCTTCTGCCACAGGCGATCGCTGGGTTGGGGGTCATCCATGAGCCAATCCGCCGGAATCAGCCCCGGATCAGCTTGGGCGATCGCGGCAAGACGATCCTGCAACTGCCCCCAGGATGCGCTGGGCACTAGACCGCAGGCTTGCTCATACTGACGCGCCATCAGCCACTTCAGCAGCCAACGTTGGCTCCCTTGCCATTCGTCCCATCCATCCTGCTGTCTGGCGAGATCACGGGCGATCGCCCCTTGCCAATGTTGACAGCGCCGCAAAAGCTGTGGCACCAAGCATCCCATCCTGCATCATGAGGCTATTGGATTGACGACTCGGGTTCACTATTCGTGGCATGATCAGAGACGGGGCGGCAATTGCTGTATCCCTGACCTGTTGTGAGAACATCCGATGTCCAAGGAAACCCTGTTTGCGCTATCGCTCTTTCCCTACCTAGGCTTTTTATGGTTTTTGACGCGATCGGGGCAAACGCCACGGCTAGCGCTGATTGGCTTTTATATGACCCTGGTCTTCGTCGCCGTCACCATTCCCGCTGGCATCTATGCGCAAATTGCCTATGGAGAAACCCTAGCCAATGTGGATTGGCTCCATGGCGGAGCAGAATTTTTCCTAACGCTTTCGAATATCCTAGTGGTGCTAGGGTTTCAGCAAGCTATTCGTCAACGCCAAAACGAGAACGAAACGCCCTAGCCATGCCCTAGAGACTCCGAGACCTAGTGGATCAGCTATCTAGATCGTGGTATCCGAGTCGTCGTCGTCAGGCTCCCCATTGCCTCCTATTTCTTCCTTGAAACCCCGTAGGGTTCTGCCGATCGCCCCTCCCAATTCGGGAATTTTCTTGGGGCCAAAAATCACTAGCGCCACTACTCCAATAATGACGACCTCAGGCCAACCGAGACTAAATGGAAACATAGATTTCTCCTAATGCCCGAGTATTCCAGCATCCACGATGGATCCGATGCCCTAGAGGCATCCTGGTCAACATTATACAGGAGGCTGGTTTTTGGATAGGACAAGGCAGCGATCGCCCAACAAGTCTCAGGTTAAACATGTTGCCCGAGTTTGTTGAAAACCGCATCGTAGGGTGCCAGCACTCCCCCGTTGACGCCTGTCTCCTAGCTCCTACAACGCTTCTCCTGCAGCTAGGTCTAGGCGCGGGAGCAACCCTAGGAGCATGCCCAAGCTCAGCGTAGGAACAATATGCATGAATTCCTTTTCGCTTTTCTATCTTCGTTCTTCTATCTTCGTTCTTCTATCTTCGTTCTTCTGTCTTCGTTCTTCTGTCTTCGTTCTTCTGTCTTCGTTCTTTGTCTTGCGGTACTAGCTACATCAACGGGCGCAGGGCCTCCATGGCCTCCTCGGAGGTGGCAAAGCGGCGATCGAGGGCTGGGTGAACCATTTTCTTCAGCCAGGTCGTAAAGTCGGGAGATAGGTCGGTAATTGTCTCAAACTCCAAGCGCATGCCTCGGCTAGGGATTTCCGATGGCTCGATGCCCGTCAAACAGGTGACTAAGGTGACCCCTAGCCCGTAGATATCCGACGCTCGTACCGTGCGGCCGCCCACCTGCTCCGGTGGCATATAGCCGCGAGTGCCCACTAGGGTGAGGGAGGTGTTTTCGCTGGCAGACAGGGACTTGACGGAGCCAAAATCCACCAAAAAGACCTGAATTTTCGATCGCCCTGGATGGGTGACCAGCAAAACGTTGCTGGGCTTAATGTCGCGGTGAATAATCGGCGGCTGGCGGCTATGGAGATACTCCAAAATTTTCAGCACTTCTCGGGCAATGCGCTTCGACTCCCGCTCTGTAAAGTTGCGTCCTTCTTTTAGGTAGCTATCCAGAGACTTGCCCTGGATGTAAGACTGCACCAGCGCCATAGCCTTGCCATTCATCGGCAAATCCATCTCAAAGCTACCCAGATATTCTGGGGTCGAAGGATGCTTCAAGGACTTGAGCGCTTCTGCCTCTCGTTTGAACAACTTGAGGTCATCTGGCTTGAGTTCGTCGTCTACAAACACCAGCTTCAAGATAACCAGCGCCTCATTGGTGAGATCGCGAGCCAGCAGCGTCCAGCGCCCTGACTTCTTACCCAGTTGCTGTTGCACCTCATAGCGATCGCCTAGTATCTGCCCTGCCATAAGTCTTTTGAGGTTGGTGATTTTCCAGGTTATCCTTGACCGCAAGGATGTGCCAGTTGGTGATGCCTTGAAAACCCTGAACATTAACATTACTTGATTTTGCAGTCTGCGCCACCCTGTACCAATTACAGTTATATCTCTATTTGGTGCGGATCATGGGTGTGGTCTAAGGTTCTGCCATTGCCCCCCATCGATGACGCTCGCAGTTTTTGATTCAAGTATTATGGCATCCAATTCTTCAACATCCATTCGACAAGAGCAACATCCTCTGATTCAGCGTCTAGCCCACTGCATTGAAGACGTCTGGCAAACCCATCTCGACCTATCGCCCTACCAACTCCCGGAGGATCTGGGGTATGTGGAAGGACGCTTGGAAGGAGAAAAGCTCACCATTGAAAACCAGTGTTATCAAACTCGGGAGTTTCGCAAACTGCACCTAGAACTTGCCAAAGTGGGCAAATCCCTGGATATTTTGCACTGCGTGATGTTTCCGCGACCAGACTACAATCTGCCGATGTTTGGTACCGATATTGTCGGCGGACGCGGGCAGGTTAGCGCTGCCATTGTAGACCTATCTCCCATTGCGCCGCCCGCTAATCCGGATGCTCTGCGGCGATCGCTGCCCGCCAATTACCAAACGGCGCTGCAAGACTACACGGCCCCCAGCTTCAGCCAACCTCGGGATCTACCACCCTGGGGGCATATCTTTTCAGAGTTTTGCCTCTTTGTGCGTCCTAGCGATGCAGCGGAAGAAGAAGCCTTTTTGGCCCACGTGCGGGCGATCTTAGAACTCCACTGCCAGTTGGCGATCGCCACCCCATCTACGCCCGACCACCAGGCCGACCTGCTGGCTGGGCAGCAGCTTTACTGCAGCCAACAGCAGCAAAATGACAAAACGCGCCGAGTGCTAGAAAAAGCCTTCGGCGACGCTTGGGCAGAGCGATATATGACCACGGTGTTGTTTGACCTACCGACCCAGTAAAGGGCAACCAAGGGCGATCGCCCTAGGAGGCTGAGGACGGTGTGACGCGCTTACTCAACGACTCAGCCCGCCGTTTGGCGATCGAATTCGTCGGGTCATACTTGAGCGCTTCAGCGTAGGTCTCTAGGGCCTGGGCGATGAGTTGCTTCTTTTCGTAGGCATAGGCCAGATTATTCAGCGCGGTCACATAATCTGGGGTTTGGTCGAGAGCTTCTTTATATTGGCGAATGGCCAGGTCATACTGCTCTTGGGCCGCATAGGAAAACCCCAAGGCATTGTAGACCACTGCAATATTCTCCGCGCCCTTCAAGTCCTTACATTTCAGGGCTTTCTGAAACTGGACAATCGACTGAGAATACAGTCGTTTGTCTAGAAAAATCCCACCCAGCTCGTAATAGTCTTGAGACGTTCCCTTACCATTGGAGAGCTTCTCTTGCAGTCTGCTTAAGGACGTTTCCACCCGGCGGGTTCGTAACACTTGGCGCACCAAGAACCAGCTTCCCCCCAAAAGCAGCACCACCAAAATGCTGAGATACGTTACAGCCAGTAGGCGTTCATCCATAGCGATCTAAAACGTTTATCTAAACAATCGTTAGCTTCCTTCAGACTAAGACAAAACGTAGACCATTCATAGCCCTGCTTCTCCCAGTCCTAACCAGAGACCATCAAAGAACAGGGGCAGCATGATCAACGCCTGGGGAAAAGCACCTGCAGAAAACCCCAGTCGGATCAAACCGCTGGGGTCAAGTACCAATCACATATTTCTGCCACTCTTTGTGAACCCCGCTCTTCACCTGCTTCACCACCTCAAAATAAAGGCTGCTGTGGGGCCGGTGGGGTGGTCGGCGCAGGGGCATATTGGCTTCCTTGGGCGTGCGGTTGCCCTTGCGGACATTGCAGCGCACACAGGCCGTCACCATGTTCTCCCAGGTATCCACGCCGCCCCGCGATCGCGGCACCACGTGGTCGAGGGTGAGATCATCGCCCATATAGCCACAGTACTGGCAAGAATGCCCATCTCGATGCAACAGATTACGACGAGTAAGAGGAATTTCTTTGTAGGGAACCCGCACATAATGCCGAAGACGGATCACCGTCGGCAAGGGAAGATCGGCGTACACAATCTTGCCATTATGTTCAATCTGTTCGGCCTTTCCCTTAATCAACAACACCACCGCCCGACGCCAACTGGTAATGTTGAGCGGTTCGTATGAGGCATTAAGAACCAGTACCTTGGCCATTGACTAAATGCTAAAGATTTGGTTTAGGGATTTTTTAAGAATACTAACACAGTCAGATTCGGCACGGCGTGGAGGATGCACCTGGGTGCATCCCACTTTTATAGCCCTCACCCTAAATCCCCCTCCCAAGTCGGGCGAGGGACTTTGAATCCGGCTCCCCTTCTCCCTTTTTTTGGGAGAAGGGGTTGGGGGATGTAGAGCTTGCGCTTCCCGAAGGGTGGGTCAACTTGCAAAACTGGGATGCACCCATGCACCTAGCCAAGCGTGACTCGTCCCATCAGGGGATAGTCGCTCAACCGTTGGCTGGTTAGAATGCAGGTGGACGAGATCGAATCCCCGCGCATAGGAGCAGACAGGAGAGGTTATGAGCATTCGGCAATCTCATTATGAAACACTACTCGCTGCCTACAGCAACCATGCCGGAGCGATCGCCCTGTTCAAAAAGTATCGCCCTTACCTAGAAATGATTCCCAGTATGCGCCGCCCTAAGGAGAGCGTGATTCCCATCCCGCTGCCCTTGGTGCGTACTCGTAATGCTGTGCCGGCTTCCGGAACAACGGGCACCACGATCGCCCCTGGAGATGTGATCCGCCTGCCCTGTGATGTGGCGGTGTTGATGTGCGATCCAGAATGGAAGGTGAAAACGGGAGTGGAGGTGTTCATCTTCATCCATCGCCCCTACGAAGATTTTTCGGATCTTTTGGCCCGCTGGCGGCAAACCCAAATTTGGTTAGACAAAGAGTATGAGTGGCTGATGCCCTCGCGCTATAAGCATATTCTCAGCGAAGGCACCGACGATACCCGTCCCCTGTTTGTCCTGTTTCCCGATACTCCAGAACGCATTCGCCAAGGTCTGCGCGGAGCCTGTTTACCCTACGTGATTCAAACGGTGCAGACGCCTGAGGATGATCTGGATGAGGAACCGGTCTCTACGCCTGAAACGGTGATGCCTGAGCTAGATGGCCAGTAGGTAGGGCCTATGAAGAGATCTGGGTGACCGGGTTTCGGCTTCGCTCAACCCTCTTCTCCTGTAATGGAGCTGAGTTGTCGGGTTTCAGCTTCGCTCAATCCTCTGTTTATCAGGCTTGAGCATTGCCTGATTACTTTTTCCTGGGGACGATCCCAAGCTTTTCTCTATGAATACTGGGTTGACACTAGAGTCTAAACGGCCTTAACCCCTGGCCTAGGCGCTGTCCAATGCGATCGCCCCATAATAGGCCCCACCACGGCGAGAAACCCTAGGTTTTTCCATCTCACCTTGACTGAAGTTGGAAGTTAAGCGACACTAACACTAAATGAGGGAACTTCTCATCTTTTGCGAAGATTTCTAACATCCTCCAACGTCTTAATACGAAAGATTACTTTGGGGCGATCGCTGCTAGACGTGACTCCCCTAATGAACCGTTCAAGCTCCATGTGTGCCGTCGGCACATCATTGAGTTGTAGGCTTAGCGCAGAAGGCTTGTAAAGACTGATGGAAACCCTAGAGTTCATTATCTATCCCGATGGGCGAGTGCAAGAGCGCGTCACTGGCATTGTGGGTCGTTCCTGTGCAGAGGTCACCGCTGCGATTGAGGAAAAGCTAGGGCGCGTCGTTCAACAAGAGGAGACGTCAGAGTTTTTTGCTCAACCATCTCTGCAGGTGTCTACGCAGGCTGATGTTGCTGCTGCCCAAGTCAGTCATAGCCAGTGGTAAGCGATCGCTGACCGTTTTGTGTTGATTGTGTTGTTCATTATTAGCGTTTAACTATCGAGCTTTTTCCTATGTCACACTTTAGCCAAATTAAGACTCAGCTTCGTGATTTGACCGCCCTCCAGGCTGCCTTAGAAGACCTCAAAATCGACTGGAAGTCTGGCCCTGCGCCGGTGCGAGGCTACCAAGGACAAACCCACACCGCCGCTGTCGTCATTGAGCAAAACAATGGCTATGACGTCGGGTTTAGCTGGAATGGCAACCACTACGAGCTGGTGTCGGATCTGCAATATTGGCAACAGCCCCTATCGGTGGATGGCTTCCTGAACCGCATTTCTCAGCGCTATGCCTACCACACCGTGCTTGGACAAACCGCTCAGCAAGGTTTCCAAGTGTCTGAAGAGCAGCAGAATGCAGATGGTTCCATTCGCTTGGTGCTCCAGCGCTGGACGGCGTAGGCCATGTTGGTCGTCTCACTGTGAATAGGACAAAGACTTGTGGGGTGCGGGTTTCTGTGCCCCACAGCTATTTGGTAGGCTAATAATCTACTAGGGGTCTGGAGCCATCTAGACCCAAACCCGATGATTATGGAGTGTAGGCATGGATGAATCCTTCTCAGAGATGAATGCGATCGCCCCCGATTCCTCCCAAACGGGTCTAGAGCCAGAATTGGGCGGACATCTGCGCAATGCGCCAGAACGTACGGGGCTGGAGCCGGAGTTGGGCGGTCTGGTGCGCCAGAAGGGTGTCTATGTGGATGAGGTCACCTGCATTGGCTGCAAGCACTGCGCCCATGTGGCCCGCAATACGTTCTATATCGAGCCAGACTATGGGCGATCGCGGGTGATTCGTCAGGATGCGGATTCGGAGGAGATTCTGCAAGAGGCAATCGATACCTGCCCTGTAGACTGCATCCATTGGGTGGACTATACCGAACTCAAGCAGCTAGAGAGCGATCGCCAGTTCCAAGTGATTCCTCGGGCCGGTGCGCCCATCGATCAGTCCCTAGTGCAAACCAATCGCCGACGGCAGAAAAGCGATCGTAAGTCCTGATCATTAGCGAACAAATACACCCTCATCGCTCAACCGATCGGCGCATCTGCTTCGACTCTTTGGGGGTGGCGTTGGGTGGCGATCGGAACGAAGATGCTCGATAACAACTCCACGGACAAGTATCAAATACAACGCTAGCAATACGTGAGTACTTAAACAACAAAATGGAAGATATGCAGATCTTTGCTGTCTATCTACCCTGCAGAGGGCTATTATGCAGATTACTCGAAGCCTATCTACCCCTAGAGGGTGAATAGACAGCAAATAATCTGCCTATTCACCTAGTAGGAGGCATATAGGCAGATTGGATCGATCTAATAAGTTGTTATGCGAAAAGGGGAGATCTTTGAGCGTTGAACAAAGAATTGCCGACAGGCTCGCGGAGTTACGCGCTCTGGGAGATGAAGTCAGGCGAACACGGAGATCTCCGTCCGCAGGGCACATGACTAGTGATTTTGTTGATGTGCAGATCGCCAACCGTTGGCTCACGAGTTGCCTTAGTCTATTCGG
This sequence is a window from Leptolyngbya sp. CCY15150. Protein-coding genes within it:
- a CDS encoding serine/threonine-protein kinase, whose amino-acid sequence is MAGQILGDRYEVQQQLGKKSGRWTLLARDLTNEALVILKLVFVDDELKPDDLKLFKREAEALKSLKHPSTPEYLGSFEMDLPMNGKAMALVQSYIQGKSLDSYLKEGRNFTERESKRIAREVLKILEYLHSRQPPIIHRDIKPSNVLLVTHPGRSKIQVFLVDFGSVKSLSASENTSLTLVGTRGYMPPEQVGGRTVRASDIYGLGVTLVTCLTGIEPSEIPSRGMRLEFETITDLSPDFTTWLKKMVHPALDRRFATSEEAMEALRPLM
- a CDS encoding HNH endonuclease, translated to MAKVLVLNASYEPLNITSWRRAVVLLIKGKAEQIEHNGKIVYADLPLPTVIRLRHYVRVPYKEIPLTRRNLLHRDGHSCQYCGYMGDDLTLDHVVPRSRGGVDTWENMVTACVRCNVRKGNRTPKEANMPLRRPPHRPHSSLYFEVVKQVKSGVHKEWQKYVIGT
- a CDS encoding DNA methyltransferase gives rise to the protein MPQLLRRCQHWQGAIARDLARQQDGWDEWQGSQRWLLKWLMARQYEQACGLVPSASWGQLQDRLAAIAQADPGLIPADWLMDDPQPSDRLWQKLTADLSQQSLDPSLLAAIYERSPRGQGMPAEAIARKAARKTARKTDGVYYTPAPLVQMMVQQTVQARLRQPGAVVRILDPACGCGGFLLASLQVLQAWYGQQYQQQSPQHPALWTDEDGQTHLTLEARSHLVQTHLHGLELDEQAAAIARLSLGLALLQPPTPDPQVPLGLILQRAVQVGNTLLQIDWQPLFPAAMEQGGFEIVLGNPPYLDAEQMTAASPTWRSFCTAHYQTARGNWDSFCIFIEQALNLCQVGGWVSLVVPSKLLSADYAAATRSLLLRHRLCWMRDYTHANTFPAASVYPIVFCVEKCAQAIASHPPVPYQVMQSLDDVTAANTPAAELQVGDRPTGPDPGPWRVVQITTPPRLLAHFERQTRPLGAIASVHGAATVAEAYALQALIQDLAEGEELPPQALPMVNSGTLDRYRVLWGKKKLRYLGAHYQRPYLGPEHLHQLSPKRCRQAHHPKVIVAGLTRRLEGVLDEQGKILPAKSTSIILADSSVDLRYYLGILNSRVMDCYVQIQFASHGLRDGYLCLGPPQLRQLPILPRCYRAQSLLAWVDHMLTLMAHPNPSPDDYRRLDECIDRAVCALYGLDAAETEWVLLRGDR
- a CDS encoding phycocyanobilin:ferredoxin oxidoreductase; this encodes MASNSSTSIRQEQHPLIQRLAHCIEDVWQTHLDLSPYQLPEDLGYVEGRLEGEKLTIENQCYQTREFRKLHLELAKVGKSLDILHCVMFPRPDYNLPMFGTDIVGGRGQVSAAIVDLSPIAPPANPDALRRSLPANYQTALQDYTAPSFSQPRDLPPWGHIFSEFCLFVRPSDAAEEEAFLAHVRAILELHCQLAIATPSTPDHQADLLAGQQLYCSQQQQNDKTRRVLEKAFGDAWAERYMTTVLFDLPTQ
- a CDS encoding DUF2997 domain-containing protein — its product is METLEFIIYPDGRVQERVTGIVGRSCAEVTAAIEEKLGRVVQQEETSEFFAQPSLQVSTQADVAAAQVSHSQW
- the tatA gene encoding twin-arginine translocase TatA/TatE family subunit; its protein translation is MFPFSLGWPEVVIIGVVALVIFGPKKIPELGGAIGRTLRGFKEEIGGNGEPDDDDSDTTI
- a CDS encoding DUF3593 domain-containing protein is translated as MSKETLFALSLFPYLGFLWFLTRSGQTPRLALIGFYMTLVFVAVTIPAGIYAQIAYGETLANVDWLHGGAEFFLTLSNILVVLGFQQAIRQRQNENETP
- a CDS encoding tetratricopeptide repeat protein, whose protein sequence is MDERLLAVTYLSILVVLLLGGSWFLVRQVLRTRRVETSLSRLQEKLSNGKGTSQDYYELGGIFLDKRLYSQSIVQFQKALKCKDLKGAENIAVVYNALGFSYAAQEQYDLAIRQYKEALDQTPDYVTALNNLAYAYEKKQLIAQALETYAEALKYDPTNSIAKRRAESLSKRVTPSSAS
- a CDS encoding DUF1257 domain-containing protein, translating into MSHFSQIKTQLRDLTALQAALEDLKIDWKSGPAPVRGYQGQTHTAAVVIEQNNGYDVGFSWNGNHYELVSDLQYWQQPLSVDGFLNRISQRYAYHTVLGQTAQQGFQVSEEQQNADGSIRLVLQRWTA
- a CDS encoding ferredoxin, with product MDESFSEMNAIAPDSSQTGLEPELGGHLRNAPERTGLEPELGGLVRQKGVYVDEVTCIGCKHCAHVARNTFYIEPDYGRSRVIRQDADSEEILQEAIDTCPVDCIHWVDYTELKQLESDRQFQVIPRAGAPIDQSLVQTNRRRQKSDRKS